One region of Chitinispirillum alkaliphilum genomic DNA includes:
- a CDS encoding L-lactate permease, translating to MLPLLASIPILIVGILMIGLLWPSARAMPIGWLSAAVLAYLFWDMPPLWLLAATLGGAINTLDILIIVFGALLILQIMRKSGGIQGISHSMALISTDRRVQLIIIAWLMGCFLEGAAGFGTPAAVAAPLLVGLGFPPLIAAGATLMADTTPVTFGAVGVPVWGGLAALEEITIWPMMINGEAVSFAEFLFSIGALAAIINFLTGTFIPLAIVALMTKVIGGSFIDGLRVWPVALFGGVVFTLPQVIIANLIGPELPTLLGALIGMAIFIPAVKHGFLVPKHKWEFPPHEKWKPNWEGAIKAGRGEPGGEGKIGPFRAWLPYILLGAILLVARIPVFRLTPILRYWDIGWEQILGTTISRTIQPLYNPGIFPFIFIALLIPLLHKRPFKEVVHAARETVTMIVPASIALFFTLGMVYILMHSGDAADTDSMLIVLARFAAEYTGAVWYLVAPFVGILGTFISGSATVSNIMFGPFQFSTAMQAEVLLVPVLALQTVGAAAGNMICIHNVVAALTTVGLVGKEGIIIKENLPICLLYGLLAGIVAWVLLIIFPGSVMF from the coding sequence ATGCTTCCATTATTGGCTTCCATACCCATTCTCATTGTAGGAATTCTGATGATCGGTCTTTTGTGGCCTTCGGCCAGGGCCATGCCCATAGGGTGGCTTAGTGCTGCAGTTCTGGCATATCTTTTCTGGGACATGCCCCCGTTGTGGCTTCTTGCCGCCACACTCGGAGGTGCAATAAACACTCTGGACATTCTGATTATCGTGTTTGGAGCCCTTCTAATACTGCAGATCATGAGAAAAAGCGGTGGAATTCAGGGAATTTCCCATTCGATGGCACTGATATCCACAGACAGAAGGGTGCAGCTGATAATAATAGCATGGCTAATGGGTTGTTTTCTGGAAGGAGCAGCCGGGTTCGGAACACCGGCAGCCGTCGCTGCACCGTTGCTGGTAGGGCTGGGGTTCCCCCCACTCATTGCCGCGGGAGCCACACTTATGGCAGATACAACCCCTGTTACTTTCGGAGCTGTAGGAGTACCTGTGTGGGGAGGACTTGCAGCCCTTGAGGAGATAACCATTTGGCCCATGATGATAAACGGGGAAGCAGTTTCATTCGCCGAGTTTCTTTTCAGCATCGGGGCCCTTGCAGCAATAATAAATTTCCTGACCGGAACATTTATCCCACTGGCTATAGTTGCCCTGATGACCAAAGTGATCGGGGGCTCCTTTATCGATGGTTTAAGGGTTTGGCCTGTAGCACTGTTTGGAGGGGTGGTCTTTACTTTGCCGCAAGTGATTATTGCCAACCTGATCGGCCCCGAGTTACCGACTCTCCTGGGAGCACTTATTGGTATGGCTATTTTTATCCCTGCAGTAAAACACGGGTTCCTCGTGCCCAAACATAAATGGGAGTTTCCTCCCCATGAGAAATGGAAACCAAACTGGGAGGGAGCAATTAAGGCAGGAAGAGGTGAACCGGGGGGAGAGGGGAAAATCGGGCCGTTCAGAGCCTGGCTACCCTATATCCTGCTTGGAGCAATACTGCTTGTGGCCAGAATCCCGGTTTTTCGCCTTACGCCTATCCTGCGATACTGGGATATTGGGTGGGAGCAGATACTTGGCACCACTATATCGCGCACCATTCAGCCGCTTTATAACCCCGGAATCTTCCCCTTTATATTCATTGCACTCCTGATCCCTCTCCTGCATAAGCGACCCTTTAAAGAAGTGGTACATGCAGCCAGAGAAACCGTTACAATGATTGTCCCTGCCTCAATAGCTCTGTTTTTTACCCTCGGTATGGTCTACATTCTTATGCATTCAGGGGATGCTGCAGATACAGACTCCATGCTTATTGTACTTGCTCGCTTTGCAGCAGAATATACCGGAGCAGTATGGTATCTTGTAGCACCTTTTGTCGGCATTCTCGGGACTTTCATTTCCGGAAGTGCAACAGTTTCAAATATTATGTTTGGCCCATTCCAGTTTTCCACTGCTATGCAGGCGGAGGTGTTACTTGTTCCGGTATTAGCACTCCAAACTGTGGGAGCTGCGGCAGGGAACATGATATGCATACATAATGTAGTTGCAGCGCTTACAACGGTGGGTCTGGTGGGCAAGGAGGGTATAATTATAAAAGAGAATCTTCCGATATGCCTTCTGTACGGACTTCTTGCAGGAATAGTCGCCTGGGTGCTTCTCATTATCTTTCCCGGATCAGTTATGTTTTGA